GCCCGGTACAGGCTCTTCCGTTTCAGAAAAGCTCGCCAACAGTCCTCGCGGTTGTGCAGATAGCCTCCTCGTCCCCGGACTTCCTCGGGTTCCAAACCGTTCTCCGTGATCGCGACCCGACGCATGGCGGTCTTGGCGTCGCGCTGACCGCAACCCAGACAAGTCCGCAGCGGCGCTCGGACGCTCATTCCGTCTGTTCGGCCCTCTGCTCCGGCGCCTGCTCCGGCTCGCCGTCCTGCTGCGCCGTTTCACCCTCTCCCGCGCCGTCCGCCGCCGCGTCCGCGCCCGCTTCGGGTGCCTCTTCACCGGCTTCCGCGGCGAGCGCGGCCTCCTCCGCCTCTCGCGCCGCCTGCTCCCGCAATTCCTCCACGTGCGTCATGGCGGCCTCGAGAATGGCCGCCGCCCTTTCCGGCTCGATGCCGGTGATCTCATGGATGGTGGAGGGATCGGCCTCCGCCAAGTCCTCGGCCGACTTGAAGCCCGATTGGTAGAGCAGCTCCGCCATCACCTCGCTCACGCCCGGCACCGCCGACAGCGACTGCCGCGCCTGCCGGCTTTCCTCTTCCGCCTCCGACTCGCTGCGCGCGTCGATGCCCCAGCCGGTAAGGCGGGAGGCGAGCCGGACGTTCTGACCCTTGCGTCCGATGGCCAGGGAGAGTTGCTCGTCCGGGACGATCACCTCCATGCTGTGGGCGTCGTCGTCGAGGAAGATCTTGGTAACCTTGGCGGGAGCGAGCGCGCGGCAGACGTACTCGGCCTGCTCCGGAATCCAGTGCACGATGTCGATCTTCTCGCCGCGCAGTTCCTGCACCACCGACTGCACCCGGGTCCCCTTCATGCCCACGCACGCGCCCACCGGGTCTACGTCCGGGTCGTTGGAGGCCACGGCGATCTTCGCCCGCCCCCCGGGCTCGCGCGCCGCGCCCTTGACCTCCACGATGCCTTCGTAGATCTCCGGCACTTCCTGTTCGAACAGCTTGATGAGCATGCCCGGGTGGGTGCGCGAAAGCACGATCTGGGGGCCGCGGCTGGTCATCTCGACGCTGACGATGTAGGCACGGATGCGGTCGCCCTGCCGGTAGCGTTCGCGCGGCACCTGCTCCTTCTCCGGCAGGATCGCGTTGGTCCTTCCGAGATTGACGATGAGGTTGTTCTTCTCGAAGCGCTGCACGATGCCGTGCACCAACTCGCCCTGACGGTCCTTGAACTCGTTGTAGATGATCTCGCGCTCGACGTCCCGCACCCTCTGGACGATGTTCTGCTTGGCCGCCTGCGCCGCGATCCGGCCGAACACCTGGGCGTCAATCTTCATGAGCAGCTCGTCGCCCAGCTCCACGTCCGGGTCCAGGCTCTCGCGCGCCTCATCCAGGTCGATCTCCGTCTCGGGGTCGGCGACGTCGTCCACCACAGTCTTGGCCTCGAACAGCTCGATCTCACCGATGTCGGGGTTGTACTGGGCCTCGAAGGTGCGCTCGGCGCCGAACGTCTTCTTGGCCGCCGACACCATGGCCGACTCGATGGCGTCGACGAGGATCTCCTTGTCGATGCCCTTTTCCTTGGTCACCTGCTCGATGACCCGGTTCAGATCCTGCTGCATCATTCTCCCCCAGCCGGGGCTGCGTCAGGGTGACGCCCACTCGTACTCGACGTTCGCCTTGACGATCAGGCCGAACGGAATGAAGACCTCGTGCCCGTCCTGCAGCACCACGACGCCGTCTCCGGCGGCGCCGTGCAGGGGTCCCGCGAACTTTCTCCGGCCGCCGATCATCTCCCCGGTCTGGACCCGGACCCTCTGTCCCACGAAGCGCGCGAAATGCTCGGGCTTCCGCAGCGGACGGTTGACGCCGGGGGACGACATCTCCAGCGTGTACGCGCCCTCCACCACGTCGTAGACGTCCAGCAGGTCGCTGAGCTCGCGGCTCACCCGGCTCAACTCGTCGAGCCCGGGCGCCTCGGACTCGTCCTGTTTCTCCACCCGGTCCAGGTAGACCCGCAGCACGCGGCCCGCTCTCCCTTCATGCCGCAACTCGATGTCCACCACCTCCAGACCCTGGTCGGCGGCCAGCGGCTCGACGATCTCCCAGAGGCGCTCCAATGTCTCGCGCGTCGTCATCGGCACCCAAACCGTCGCCTCAAATAAAAAAGCGGGCAAGCTGCCCACTGATGTTCAACTTTTACACACTGACACGGCCGAATGCAAGCCGGGAATATCGCCCGGCGCGGCTTCGGGATCTTGCCGCATACGGTAAAATGCGTTATATGACTGAGTCATACTAGGAGCCTCATATGACAGTCAAGACGACCCTCAGCTTTACAGATCGCCATCATCGCTTCCTCACTGAAAAGGTCGGCGACGGCGTCTTTGCCTCCCGGAGTGCGGCCGTGGCGGCTGCCCTTGAGCAGATGATTCGGGATGAAGAGGAGCGCGAAGTTGCCTTGGGCACGCTGGCCGAGGAGATCCGGGAGCGGATGCAGACCCCACGCTCGAACTATGTGGCCGCGGATGACGCCTTCGCCGCGGCTCGTGCCCGCCTCCATGCGAGGCGAGACGCGTCAAGGTGAAGTACCGGATCCGTTTTCACCCATCTGTCTCGGATGATCTTGCTGCGATCGTGAGCATGATCATCGACTACAACGGACCAGAAGCCGCGACACGCAGGTTGGCGGAGATCGAAAAGGTAATCGCCGGTCTGCGGGACACTCCGCACAAGGGGAGCATTCGCAATGAAATCGTTCCCGGCTTGCGCGCCATACCGGCCGGACGCAAGGCAGTCATTGCGTTCACGGTCGACGATGATGCACGCGAGGTTCTGATCCACGTCATCGCTTACGCCGGCGCCGACTGGATCGCCCGCAGCAAGGCGCGGGGCGGATAAGCCCATGGCCCCGGAACCCGAGATGCTCGAGCGGTATATGAGCGACGCTCCAGAACAGGTCCCCGCCCGTGCTACCGGGGGGTCGCGAGGAAGCCCAGCCGCCAGATCACGGAGTCGGGGATGGCCTTCGAACGTGTGACTCAGGCTTCGCCCGTGACGGAAGGAGAGACGTGAGATGGCGAAGATCATGCCCACCGCGCCCCGATCCGGTGAACCGGCGGCGGAGATCTCGTGGCAGGATGTGCTCACCAGCCTCGAGGACTCCGTGATGGTGGTGGATCGCGCCCGCGGCGTATCGTTCGTCAACCAGGCGGCCGAGACCCTCACCGGACGTTCCGCGCGCAGCCTGCTGGCGCGCGACGCGCGCGACCTGTTCCGCGCCAACGGGTGGCTGCTGGACATGATCGACAACAGCCTCGGACCCGACGAAAGCACGAGCCGCGCGGAGAACGACTTCGTCAAGCCGCGGCGCGGGAAGGTGCCGGTGAGCGCGCTCGTGTCGCCGCTCAGGGACCGTCGCGGACAGGTCTCGGGCAGCGTGCTGCTGCTGCGCGACCGCACCCTGAGGCAAGCCCTGGAGGAGGACCTGAGGCGCTCGGACCGGCTCGCCCTGCTGGGCAAGGTGGCCGCCGCCCTGGCGCACGAGATCAAGAACCCGCTCGGAGGGATCAAGGGCGCGGCGCAGCTCCTCCGCGCCGAGGTGGCGCACGACGCGTCGCTGGTGGAAAACACCGACATCATGATCCGCGAGGTGGAGCGCGTCAATCAACTGCTGGACCAGCTTCTCGACCTCGGGCGGCCGGCGGGCCTGCACCTGGAGCCGCTGAACGTGCACGAACTGCTGGAGCACGTGCTGCGGCTGGAAACGCCCGCCGCCACCGTCGCCGGGGTGCGCATCCAGCGCTCCTTCGACCCCAGCCTGCCGCCGGTGGCGGGTGACCGGGACCGGCTCATCCAGGTCTTCCTGAACCTCGTGAAGAACGCGCTGCAGGCCATGAGCGGGGGCGGCTGCCTGACCGTGGCCACGCACATGGAAACGGATTTCCCGCTGCGCACGGGGCACGCGGCCGGCACCAGGTTCGTCAGGGTGGACATCCGCGACGAGGGCACCGGCATCGACGAAGCGGACCTGCCGCACGTCTTCTCGCCGTTCTTCACGCGCAAGCGCCGCGGCACCGGCCTGGGACTGGCCATCTGCGACACCACCGTCAAGGAGCACGGCGGCCGCCTGGGCGTGGAGAGCCGGGTGGGCGAGGGGTCGGTGTTCAAGGTCTCACTGCCCGCGCAACAGGGTTGAACGCCATGGAACTGGGCCGCATCCTGCTGGTGGAAGACGAGGACTCTCTGAGCCGCGTGCTGCGCAAGGCGCTGGAGAAGCAGGGCTACTGGGTGGCCGCCTCCGCCACCGGACACGAAGCGCGGCGGCTGATGGACGAGTCCGGCTTCGACGCCGCCCTGGTGGACATTCACCTGCCCGACATGGAGGGACTGGCGCTCCTGGATGCCGCCCGGGAGGCCGGCCTGCAGACGCCCTTCATCGTGATGACCGCGCAGAACACCATGCGCAACGCCATCGAGGCCATGAAGGCGGGCGCCTTCGACTACCTCACCAAGCCCTTCGACCTGGACGTCCTGATGGTGGTCCTGGAACGGGCCCTGGAGCGGCGCCGGCTGAGCCGCGAGCTGAGCGATCTCAAGGAGGAAGTCAAGAAGAAGTACGAGCCCGGCGTCAACATGATCGGTACCAGCGCCGCCATGCAGCAGGTGTTCAAGACCATCGGACAGGTGGCCGGGACCGACACCACCATCCTGATCCAGGGGGAGAGCGGCACGGGCAAGGAACTCGTCGCCAAGACCATCCACTACAACTCCGCCCGCTGGAACAAGCCCTTCGTGCCGGTGAACTGCGCGGCGATCCCGCGCGACCTGCTGGAGTCCGAGCTGTTCGGCCACGAGAAAGGCGCGTTCACCGGCGCCCTGGAAAGACGCCTGGGCACCTTCGAGCTGGCCCACGAGGGGACGCTTTTCCTCGACGAGATCGGCGAACTGCCGCTGGACCTTCAGACCAAGCTCCTGCGCGTGCTGCAGGACGGGTCCTACCGGCGCGTCGGCGGCAAGGAGATGCTGCGGTCGGACGCCCGGCTGCTGGCGGCCACCAACCGGGACCTGGAGAAGGCCGTCCACGAGGAACGGTTCCGGGACGATCTCTACTTCCGCCTCAAGGTCATCCCCATCGAGATCCCGCCCCTGCGCGACCGGCGCAGCGACCTGCCGGCGCTCATCGACTTCTTCATAGCCAAGGTGAACAACGACATGGGCACGCAGGTATCGGGAGTTTCCGCGGACGCGCTCCGGGAGCTGCAGCAGTACGACTGGCCCGGCAACGTCCGGGAGCTGGAGAACGTGCTCATCCGCGCGGCCGTGCTCTCCCCGGGGCCGATCCTGTCGGCGCGGGACTTCGCCCTGTCGAACCGGCAGGAAAGGTCGCCGGACTACGACAGCCTGTCGCTGGAAGAGATCATCCGCGGACGGCTGGAAGACTACTTCAGACGCACGCGCGACGCGCACGTGGAGAAGCTGCATGCGACGATCATGGGGCACGTGGAGCGCCCGCTGATCGAGATGACCCTCAAGGCCGCCCGCG
The genomic region above belongs to Deltaproteobacteria bacterium and contains:
- a CDS encoding ribosome maturation factor RimP, whose translation is MTTRETLERLWEIVEPLAADQGLEVVDIELRHEGRAGRVLRVYLDRVEKQDESEAPGLDELSRVSRELSDLLDVYDVVEGAYTLEMSSPGVNRPLRKPEHFARFVGQRVRVQTGEMIGGRRKFAGPLHGAAGDGVVVLQDGHEVFIPFGLIVKANVEYEWASP
- a CDS encoding type II toxin-antitoxin system RelE/ParE family toxin yields the protein MKYRIRFHPSVSDDLAAIVSMIIDYNGPEAATRRLAEIEKVIAGLRDTPHKGSIRNEIVPGLRAIPAGRKAVIAFTVDDDAREVLIHVIAYAGADWIARSKARGG
- a CDS encoding ATP-binding protein, whose product is MAKIMPTAPRSGEPAAEISWQDVLTSLEDSVMVVDRARGVSFVNQAAETLTGRSARSLLARDARDLFRANGWLLDMIDNSLGPDESTSRAENDFVKPRRGKVPVSALVSPLRDRRGQVSGSVLLLRDRTLRQALEEDLRRSDRLALLGKVAAALAHEIKNPLGGIKGAAQLLRAEVAHDASLVENTDIMIREVERVNQLLDQLLDLGRPAGLHLEPLNVHELLEHVLRLETPAATVAGVRIQRSFDPSLPPVAGDRDRLIQVFLNLVKNALQAMSGGGCLTVATHMETDFPLRTGHAAGTRFVRVDIRDEGTGIDEADLPHVFSPFFTRKRRGTGLGLAICDTTVKEHGGRLGVESRVGEGSVFKVSLPAQQG
- the nusA gene encoding transcription termination factor NusA, coding for MMQQDLNRVIEQVTKEKGIDKEILVDAIESAMVSAAKKTFGAERTFEAQYNPDIGEIELFEAKTVVDDVADPETEIDLDEARESLDPDVELGDELLMKIDAQVFGRIAAQAAKQNIVQRVRDVEREIIYNEFKDRQGELVHGIVQRFEKNNLIVNLGRTNAILPEKEQVPRERYRQGDRIRAYIVSVEMTSRGPQIVLSRTHPGMLIKLFEQEVPEIYEGIVEVKGAAREPGGRAKIAVASNDPDVDPVGACVGMKGTRVQSVVQELRGEKIDIVHWIPEQAEYVCRALAPAKVTKIFLDDDAHSMEVIVPDEQLSLAIGRKGQNVRLASRLTGWGIDARSESEAEEESRQARQSLSAVPGVSEVMAELLYQSGFKSAEDLAEADPSTIHEITGIEPERAAAILEAAMTHVEELREQAAREAEEAALAAEAGEEAPEAGADAAADGAGEGETAQQDGEPEQAPEQRAEQTE
- a CDS encoding sigma-54 dependent transcriptional regulator; the protein is MELGRILLVEDEDSLSRVLRKALEKQGYWVAASATGHEARRLMDESGFDAALVDIHLPDMEGLALLDAAREAGLQTPFIVMTAQNTMRNAIEAMKAGAFDYLTKPFDLDVLMVVLERALERRRLSRELSDLKEEVKKKYEPGVNMIGTSAAMQQVFKTIGQVAGTDTTILIQGESGTGKELVAKTIHYNSARWNKPFVPVNCAAIPRDLLESELFGHEKGAFTGALERRLGTFELAHEGTLFLDEIGELPLDLQTKLLRVLQDGSYRRVGGKEMLRSDARLLAATNRDLEKAVHEERFRDDLYFRLKVIPIEIPPLRDRRSDLPALIDFFIAKVNNDMGTQVSGVSADALRELQQYDWPGNVRELENVLIRAAVLSPGPILSARDFALSNRQERSPDYDSLSLEEIIRGRLEDYFRRTRDAHVEKLHATIMGHVERPLIEMTLKAARGNQIRAAQMLGINRNTLRKKITDLGITVKREP